In the Ursus arctos isolate Adak ecotype North America unplaced genomic scaffold, UrsArc2.0 scaffold_19, whole genome shotgun sequence genome, one interval contains:
- the TYROBP gene encoding TYRO protein tyrosine kinase-binding protein isoform X2: MGVLGPSNRLLFLPLLLTVGGFSPVQAQNGCNCSVVSPGVLAGIVLGDLVLTLLIALAVYSLGRLFPRGRGAVEVTRKQRITETESPYQELQGQRSDVYSDLNTQRPYYK, translated from the exons ATGGGGGTCCTTGGACCTTCCAACAGGCTCCTgttcctgcctctccttctgacAGTGGGTG gTTTCAGCCCTGTCCAGGCACAGAACG GATGCAACTGCTCCGTGGTAAGTCCTGGTGTGCTGGCGGGGATCGTGCTGGGGGACCTGGTCCTGACCCTCCTCATCGCCTTGGCTGTGTACTCCTTGGGTCGGCTGTTCCCTCGGGGGCGAGGGGCTGTGGAGG TGACCAGGAAACAGCGCATCACTGAGACAGAGTCGCCTTATCAG GAGCTCCAAGGTCAGAGGTCAGATGTCTATAGTGACCTCAACACACAGAGGCCGTATTACAAATGA
- the TYROBP gene encoding TYRO protein tyrosine kinase-binding protein isoform X1, whose product MGVLGPSNRLLFLPLLLTVGGFSPVQAQNGCNCSVVSPGVLAGIVLGDLVLTLLIALAVYSLGRLFPRGRGAVEAVTRKQRITETESPYQELQGQRSDVYSDLNTQRPYYK is encoded by the exons ATGGGGGTCCTTGGACCTTCCAACAGGCTCCTgttcctgcctctccttctgacAGTGGGTG gTTTCAGCCCTGTCCAGGCACAGAACG GATGCAACTGCTCCGTGGTAAGTCCTGGTGTGCTGGCGGGGATCGTGCTGGGGGACCTGGTCCTGACCCTCCTCATCGCCTTGGCTGTGTACTCCTTGGGTCGGCTGTTCCCTCGGGGGCGAGGGGCTGTGGAGG cagTGACCAGGAAACAGCGCATCACTGAGACAGAGTCGCCTTATCAG GAGCTCCAAGGTCAGAGGTCAGATGTCTATAGTGACCTCAACACACAGAGGCCGTATTACAAATGA